The Sedimentisphaera salicampi genome includes a region encoding these proteins:
- the rmuC gene encoding DNA recombination protein RmuC: MGPTEIIIASLFAAAAAAAVKLFLCLSARKAAEQKLAEAQESLSSLEGELESLRNENFELKTEKTSLKTQLEERANAHKREVEQLKEMKKQLEDSFKSISSEALSKNSEEFLKLAKESLTKHHAEAKSELEKKRDKFDELVKPIKESLGNMDKKLAESDKARYSSFKVLGEQINALKQSEADIKRETAKLVTALRRPAVRGRWGEIQLRNVVEIAGMSRFCDFSEQTTAEGSRDRPDMIVNLPNGKKIVVDSKAPLEAYLDSLEAEQESEKEKQLDRHAGHIADQIDKLGSKQYGKQFEQSPEFVVLFLPGEMFFSAALEKKPDLIERGIKKQVVLATPTTLIALLKAVAYGWKQQEVAEQARKIHDEALELCKRLSTFSEHLGDIGKNIDKTVQSYNSSVSSLEARLMPQARKINQMVQNDKDIKQLSEVEKRTRTLKENQQD, translated from the coding sequence GGCCGCTGAACAAAAGCTCGCTGAGGCGCAGGAAAGCCTCTCTTCGCTTGAAGGAGAGCTTGAGAGTTTGCGCAACGAAAATTTCGAGCTCAAAACAGAAAAAACATCACTCAAAACCCAGCTCGAAGAGAGAGCGAATGCCCATAAACGAGAGGTTGAACAGCTCAAGGAAATGAAAAAGCAGCTTGAGGATTCGTTCAAGTCTATATCCTCGGAAGCTCTGAGCAAAAACAGCGAGGAATTCCTCAAACTCGCCAAAGAAAGCCTCACAAAACACCACGCAGAGGCAAAGAGCGAGCTGGAAAAGAAACGTGATAAGTTTGATGAGCTCGTGAAGCCTATAAAGGAATCGCTCGGGAATATGGACAAAAAGCTTGCTGAATCTGACAAGGCAAGATACAGCTCGTTCAAGGTTCTCGGCGAGCAGATAAACGCATTGAAGCAGTCTGAGGCGGATATCAAGCGAGAAACTGCCAAGCTCGTTACCGCCCTTCGCAGACCTGCGGTGCGGGGCAGATGGGGCGAGATACAGCTAAGGAATGTTGTGGAGATTGCTGGTATGAGCAGGTTTTGCGATTTCTCCGAGCAGACCACAGCCGAAGGCAGCAGGGACAGGCCGGATATGATTGTGAACCTGCCGAACGGCAAGAAGATTGTGGTGGATTCCAAGGCGCCGCTTGAGGCATACCTCGATTCGCTCGAGGCCGAGCAGGAAAGCGAGAAAGAGAAGCAGCTCGATCGCCACGCAGGCCATATCGCAGACCAAATAGATAAGCTCGGGAGCAAACAATACGGCAAACAGTTTGAACAGAGCCCTGAATTTGTGGTGCTTTTCCTCCCGGGTGAGATGTTCTTCAGCGCGGCTTTGGAGAAAAAGCCCGATTTGATAGAACGCGGGATCAAAAAGCAGGTGGTCCTCGCCACCCCTACCACGCTAATAGCTTTGCTTAAGGCTGTGGCTTACGGCTGGAAACAGCAGGAGGTTGCAGAACAGGCTCGAAAGATTCACGACGAGGCGCTCGAGCTTTGCAAACGCCTCAGCACTTTCTCTGAACACCTTGGAGATATTGGGAAAAATATCGATAAAACTGTGCAGTCTTACAACAGCTCTGTATCTTCGCTGGAAGCTCGCCTTATGCCGCAGGCGAGAAAAATCAACCAGATGGTGCAAAACGATAAAGATATAAAACAGCTCTCTGAGGTGGAAAAGAGAACCAGAACACTCAAAGAAAACCAGCAGGATTGA